The following proteins are co-located in the Desulfoscipio sp. XC116 genome:
- a CDS encoding enoyl-CoA hydratase: MSFEYLLYDQKDKIGYISLNRPEKRNALSKGLLEELAGLLAVVGAEIITEKRVNVIVIKGIGQAFSAGHDLKEVYESNPQELLQLFQACYKTMQAIRDTGQPVIAQVRGIATAAGCQLAAACDLAVASEDAMFGTPGVKIGLFCSTPAVFLSRNIGRKKAMEMLLTGALMPAREALIYGLVNKVVPTEELDRATEQMAATIADYSTSAIAIGKKAFYRQINMEDFQALNYASEVITLNSTTKDAREGISAFIEKRHPKWTD, translated from the coding sequence ATGTCATTTGAATATCTATTATATGATCAAAAAGATAAAATAGGTTATATAAGTCTCAATCGACCTGAGAAACGCAATGCATTATCCAAAGGGTTATTGGAAGAATTGGCTGGACTTTTAGCTGTTGTTGGTGCCGAAATAATAACTGAAAAGAGAGTTAATGTGATCGTTATCAAGGGCATAGGCCAAGCATTTTCTGCCGGACACGATCTTAAAGAAGTGTATGAAAGTAATCCCCAAGAACTGCTGCAGCTTTTCCAGGCATGCTACAAAACCATGCAGGCTATCCGGGATACTGGGCAGCCGGTAATTGCCCAGGTGCGCGGTATAGCTACCGCGGCCGGCTGTCAGCTGGCCGCCGCATGTGACCTGGCGGTAGCCTCCGAGGATGCCATGTTTGGTACGCCAGGGGTGAAAATTGGTCTTTTCTGCAGTACCCCGGCTGTTTTTTTAAGCAGAAATATCGGTCGAAAAAAAGCTATGGAAATGCTCTTGACCGGTGCCTTAATGCCCGCCCGGGAGGCTTTGATCTATGGGCTGGTGAATAAAGTAGTGCCGACAGAAGAATTGGACCGTGCCACTGAACAGATGGCGGCCACTATAGCTGATTATAGCACTTCGGCCATCGCTATAGGGAAAAAGGCATTCTACCGTCAAATTAACATGGAGGACTTCCAGGCTTTAAACTACGCCAGTGAAGTAATCACCTTGAACAGTACTACCAAAGACGCTCGTGAGGGTATTAGTGCATTTATAGAAAAAAGACATCCTAAGTGGACAGATTAA
- a CDS encoding Zn-ribbon domain-containing OB-fold protein, with protein sequence MGAHISIPMYQRAVPQRYRLIGQRCRSCGKVNFPSKAVCKYCSQGTTFENVQLSGRGTIYSYTIIAGGGAPPEFAAEAHCKGSYPVAIVQLEEGPRVIAQVVNPPEEGLTIGMPVKAVFRKIYEEEGVTRYGFKFIPAI encoded by the coding sequence ATGGGCGCTCATATATCCATTCCCATGTACCAAAGGGCGGTTCCCCAGCGCTACCGGCTGATCGGCCAGCGCTGCCGGTCCTGCGGCAAGGTTAATTTCCCTTCCAAAGCGGTATGTAAATACTGTTCTCAGGGTACAACCTTTGAAAATGTGCAGCTCAGCGGCAGGGGTACAATATATTCATACACCATCATTGCCGGTGGCGGGGCTCCGCCGGAGTTTGCCGCCGAAGCACACTGCAAAGGCAGCTATCCCGTGGCTATTGTGCAATTGGAAGAAGGCCCCCGGGTGATAGCCCAGGTGGTTAATCCCCCTGAAGAGGGACTTACCATCGGTATGCCGGTGAAGGCCGTATTCAGAAAGATATATGAAGAAGAAGGAGTAACCAGGTACGGTTTTAAATTTATTCCGGCTATATAG
- a CDS encoding 3-oxoacyl-[acyl-carrier-protein] synthase III C-terminal domain-containing protein translates to MAKSIMSYGVYLPYLRIKRDEYLNALGGCSAGMREKTVLDIDEDVTTMAVEAARNALAGLDISCVGVLTLASTHFPYQEKEMSGTVVEALGLNNNVLTAQHANSTTAGTQAILSALGLMEQTDRPYALVIISDAPASGADMDIEHGFGAGACAFVLAKNKPGLTFEAVYACSNEAMGLRYRLPGETDIRDIGVKAYAAKDYNATVKAAVTGLVSKTGRGLADYNHVILHQSDAKTAAALGKKMGCSEEQLKESQVYAQLGDTGAASPLLALCRVLEAAAAGDSIIVCSYGSGSGSQALSFNLNQAVTTETNPWRAALEYKKYISYVQYLKLKKSI, encoded by the coding sequence ATGGCTAAGAGTATCATGTCTTACGGAGTTTACCTGCCGTACCTGCGCATTAAAAGAGACGAATATCTAAATGCCCTGGGCGGCTGCTCTGCCGGTATGCGGGAAAAAACAGTGCTGGACATAGATGAGGACGTTACCACTATGGCCGTGGAAGCGGCCCGGAATGCGCTGGCGGGCTTGGATATATCATGCGTGGGCGTGCTGACCCTGGCTTCTACGCATTTTCCCTACCAGGAAAAAGAAATGTCGGGCACCGTAGTGGAAGCGCTGGGCTTGAATAATAACGTTTTAACCGCCCAACATGCCAATTCCACTACAGCAGGTACACAAGCTATACTATCAGCCCTGGGTCTCATGGAGCAGACGGACCGGCCTTACGCACTGGTGATCATATCCGATGCGCCCGCCTCAGGAGCAGATATGGATATAGAACATGGCTTTGGTGCCGGTGCCTGTGCATTCGTGCTGGCCAAGAATAAGCCGGGGCTGACTTTTGAGGCAGTTTATGCCTGCTCAAATGAAGCTATGGGACTGCGCTACCGGCTGCCGGGTGAAACGGATATCCGTGATATCGGTGTCAAAGCTTATGCCGCAAAGGATTATAATGCAACAGTCAAAGCAGCGGTGACGGGCCTGGTAAGTAAAACCGGCCGGGGCCTGGCCGATTATAACCACGTTATATTACACCAGAGCGACGCTAAAACTGCTGCGGCACTGGGCAAAAAAATGGGCTGCAGCGAGGAGCAATTAAAAGAAAGCCAAGTTTACGCCCAACTGGGTGATACCGGGGCCGCATCACCGCTGTTGGCACTTTGCCGGGTACTGGAAGCAGCCGCCGCCGGAGACAGCATAATAGTTTGTTCATATGGTTCCGGTTCGGGCAGTCAGGCGCTGAGTTTTAACTTAAATCAAGCAGTAACGACAGAAACGAATCCCTGGCGGGCAGCGCTGGAATATAAAAAATATATCAGCTACGTTCAATATCTTAAACTGAAAAAAAGTATCTGA
- a CDS encoding thiolase domain-containing protein — MESVAIIGAGQTRYGDFPGKGVKELFAEAYLEMLQSVDRGLDQQRIGAAYIGSLSAGSGFQLGQLAPLLMGHVGLPHVNAVRIENACASGGYALYNAACAVASGKVDLVLAAGVEKMRDVSSSKGRYWLGVSGDTEFERLAGSTFAGIYALMAARYMHDYGLKREHLSMVAVKNHRHAVANPKAQFRKEITVEQAVKGVPVAYPFNVWDCSPTTDGAAAVLLCNAQIAREFTDKPVYLKGFGAASDFLAIHDRDSMTRLSATRKAAAEAYQQAGVGPNDIDFAEVHDCFTIAEILAYADLGFAEEGRAQYLLEEGITQRDGKLPVNNSGGLKAKGHPIGATGCGMAVEIFKQLRGEAKEPGRQIKNARYALSHNVGGSGGTAAVFIYQRGDA; from the coding sequence GTGGAAAGTGTAGCCATTATTGGCGCCGGGCAAACCCGTTACGGCGATTTTCCCGGCAAGGGTGTTAAAGAATTGTTTGCGGAAGCCTATCTGGAAATGCTGCAAAGCGTGGACCGGGGCCTGGATCAGCAAAGAATTGGGGCTGCTTATATAGGCAGCTTGAGCGCAGGCAGCGGATTTCAGCTGGGACAGCTGGCCCCGTTGCTTATGGGCCACGTGGGCCTGCCCCATGTAAACGCCGTGAGAATTGAAAACGCCTGTGCCTCGGGCGGGTATGCTTTGTATAATGCCGCCTGTGCCGTGGCCTCGGGTAAGGTTGACCTGGTGCTGGCCGCGGGCGTGGAAAAAATGCGGGATGTATCCTCCAGTAAAGGCCGCTACTGGCTGGGCGTATCCGGAGATACGGAATTCGAGCGCCTGGCCGGGTCTACATTTGCCGGAATTTATGCCTTAATGGCGGCCCGATATATGCATGACTACGGGCTAAAAAGAGAACACCTGTCGATGGTGGCGGTGAAAAACCACCGCCACGCAGTGGCCAACCCCAAAGCACAATTCCGTAAAGAGATTACTGTAGAGCAGGCTGTGAAAGGCGTGCCCGTGGCCTATCCGTTTAACGTATGGGACTGCAGTCCAACCACTGACGGCGCTGCAGCCGTGCTGCTCTGCAATGCCCAAATAGCCCGTGAGTTTACTGATAAACCGGTTTATTTAAAAGGTTTCGGGGCAGCCAGCGACTTCCTGGCTATTCACGACAGGGACAGTATGACCAGGCTGTCAGCTACCCGTAAGGCCGCCGCGGAAGCCTATCAGCAAGCCGGTGTAGGGCCCAATGACATAGATTTTGCCGAGGTGCATGATTGCTTTACCATTGCCGAGATATTGGCTTATGCCGACCTGGGCTTTGCCGAAGAAGGCCGGGCCCAATACCTGCTGGAAGAAGGCATTACCCAGCGGGACGGCAAATTGCCGGTTAACAACAGCGGTGGGCTGAAGGCCAAGGGACACCCCATTGGCGCCACCGGCTGCGGTATGGCGGTTGAAATATTTAAGCAGCTGCGTGGCGAGGCCAAAGAGCCCGGCAGACAGATTAAAAACGCCAGGTACGCTTTATCCCACAATGTAGGTGGTTCCGGTGGAACAGCCGCGGTATTCATCTACCAGAGGGGGGATGCCTGA
- a CDS encoding acyl-CoA dehydrogenase family protein, producing the protein MDFSLSDEIKDMKRTIRDFVDNEVEPCAQQIEEEDHIPRHLIDQAKEMGLFGMSIPEQYGGLGINMLEKCLLLEELGRANMSFTTLIGAHTGIGTTGIVELANDELKKKYLPGLASGDKIGAFGLTEPDSGSDAANMKTTAVLKGDKWILNGMKHFITNAPEARVFTVIAVTDKEKGARGGYTAFIVEKDFPGFSIGTIEKKMGLRGSHTSEIIFEDCEVPKENVLGIVGKGYASALRILSKGRVALGARCVGACDKLIELSAKYAQQRVQFGRPIAGFQAIQWMLAEMATDTEAARALTYRVAWMVDQNMPVIKEGPMVKLFASEALGRVVDKAVQIHGGMGYMKEFPVERFYRDARLTRIYEGTNEIQRMVIAGRLLKELEI; encoded by the coding sequence ATGGATTTTAGCTTATCTGATGAAATAAAAGATATGAAGCGTACTATCCGCGATTTTGTGGATAACGAAGTTGAGCCCTGTGCCCAACAAATTGAAGAAGAAGACCATATCCCCCGGCACCTCATCGACCAGGCCAAGGAAATGGGCTTGTTTGGGATGAGCATACCCGAGCAGTACGGTGGCCTGGGCATCAACATGCTGGAAAAATGCCTGCTGCTGGAGGAACTGGGCCGGGCCAATATGAGCTTTACCACTCTTATCGGCGCTCATACGGGCATCGGTACTACCGGTATTGTGGAGCTGGCCAACGATGAATTAAAGAAAAAATACCTGCCTGGCCTGGCCAGCGGTGATAAAATAGGGGCCTTTGGCCTCACCGAGCCTGATTCCGGATCGGATGCGGCCAATATGAAAACTACCGCCGTTTTAAAGGGCGATAAATGGATTTTAAACGGTATGAAACACTTTATCACCAATGCCCCGGAGGCAAGGGTATTTACCGTGATCGCCGTAACGGATAAAGAAAAAGGAGCCCGGGGAGGCTATACCGCCTTTATCGTGGAAAAAGACTTTCCCGGCTTTTCCATTGGCACCATTGAAAAGAAAATGGGCCTGCGCGGTTCACATACTTCGGAAATCATCTTTGAAGATTGTGAAGTGCCCAAAGAAAATGTATTGGGGATTGTTGGCAAAGGCTATGCCAGTGCCCTGCGAATCTTAAGCAAAGGCCGGGTGGCTCTGGGGGCTCGCTGTGTAGGCGCCTGTGATAAATTAATTGAGCTGTCGGCCAAATATGCCCAGCAGCGAGTGCAGTTCGGCAGACCAATTGCCGGTTTCCAGGCTATCCAGTGGATGCTGGCGGAAATGGCCACCGATACCGAAGCTGCCCGGGCGCTGACCTACAGAGTGGCCTGGATGGTGGACCAAAACATGCCCGTGATTAAAGAAGGACCAATGGTCAAACTATTTGCTTCGGAAGCCCTGGGCAGAGTGGTCGATAAAGCAGTCCAGATACACGGCGGCATGGGTTACATGAAGGAATTTCCGGTAGAACGTTTTTACCGGGACGCCAGGCTTACCCGTATATACGAAGGGACCAACGAAATACAGCGTATGGTCATAGCCGGCAGACTGCTTAAAGAATTGGAAATATAA
- a CDS encoding enoyl-CoA hydratase-related protein: MEFQNLLLEKDGHIAIITLNRPEVRNALDPRTWAEIRGAARECRFDKDVRVLIITGAGGKAFASGADIRSLRERETLEVLKSEAQDSLNEVENLDKPVIAAIDGFALGGGCELALACDIRIATSRSQLGQPEVNLGIIPGAGGTQRLQRVVGVGKAKELIFTGDIISAQEAREIGLVNKVVKQSEDLLPAAKEMAQKIIAKGPMAVSLAKTAINVGANTDINSGLLFEKFAQVIAFSTEDRVEGTTAFLEKRKPDFQGR; the protein is encoded by the coding sequence ATGGAATTTCAAAACTTGTTATTAGAGAAGGACGGTCACATTGCCATAATCACCTTGAATCGTCCCGAAGTGCGCAATGCCCTGGATCCTCGCACCTGGGCAGAGATTCGTGGCGCCGCAAGGGAATGCCGTTTTGATAAAGACGTACGGGTGCTTATTATCACTGGTGCGGGCGGCAAAGCTTTTGCATCCGGGGCGGATATTCGCTCCTTAAGAGAGCGTGAAACTTTGGAAGTATTGAAAAGCGAAGCTCAGGATTCACTAAATGAGGTAGAGAACCTGGATAAGCCTGTGATCGCCGCTATTGATGGCTTTGCCCTGGGTGGTGGATGTGAGTTGGCCTTGGCCTGTGATATCAGAATTGCCACCAGCCGCTCCCAACTAGGGCAGCCCGAGGTAAACCTGGGCATCATTCCCGGAGCCGGCGGCACCCAGAGGTTGCAAAGAGTGGTGGGCGTTGGTAAGGCGAAAGAGCTGATTTTTACCGGTGATATCATCAGCGCCCAGGAGGCCAGAGAAATTGGTCTGGTTAATAAAGTAGTCAAGCAATCCGAAGATCTACTGCCTGCCGCCAAAGAAATGGCGCAGAAGATAATTGCCAAAGGCCCGATGGCAGTCAGCCTGGCCAAAACAGCCATTAATGTGGGTGCCAATACCGATATTAATTCGGGGCTGCTGTTTGAAAAGTTCGCTCAGGTGATTGCCTTTTCCACCGAAGATCGCGTTGAAGGTACCACAGCCTTTTTAGAAAAACGCAAGCCTGACTTTCAAGGCAGATAA
- a CDS encoding thiolase family protein — protein MREVYLVEGVRTPIAKSGKKSWFINVRADDLAAAIINEVLNRADITGKKKEQVDDVMLGGTYLMQDMGSNIGRYATIMAGMPFSVSGCTVDRLCGSGLQTIAFAVSSIAMGWADLIIAGGVQHMTHVPMATGTKPNPRLGEFTDPNMVRMGYTAEMVARRYNISREEQDQMAVESHAKAHKTTEEGLFKDEILPIEADVPTEDGGIQKMLVTRDQGIRPGTNMEALAKLKPVFMNDKSATVTAGNSSQTNDAAAAVLVASKEKVQELGLKPKMKLVAYAVIGVDPAVMGIGPALAIPKVLKQAGMTVDQIDLWEVNEAFASQAIYCTEELGIRNHPLLNPRGGGIALGHPLGCTGARIATTLMHEMTYYNAKYAVESMCIGHGQGSAAIWEWVG, from the coding sequence ATGAGAGAAGTTTACCTGGTTGAGGGAGTGCGTACGCCTATAGCCAAATCGGGCAAAAAATCCTGGTTTATTAATGTCCGGGCGGACGATTTGGCTGCTGCGATAATTAATGAAGTCTTGAACCGGGCGGACATCACAGGTAAAAAGAAGGAACAAGTGGACGATGTTATGCTGGGCGGCACCTACTTAATGCAGGATATGGGTTCAAATATTGGTCGCTACGCTACAATAATGGCAGGCATGCCGTTTAGTGTATCCGGGTGTACGGTGGACCGCCTATGCGGGTCCGGTCTGCAGACCATTGCCTTTGCTGTTTCTTCCATAGCAATGGGTTGGGCGGATTTAATTATTGCCGGCGGTGTTCAACATATGACTCATGTGCCAATGGCAACAGGCACCAAGCCTAACCCCAGATTGGGGGAATTTACCGACCCCAACATGGTAAGGATGGGCTACACGGCTGAAATGGTGGCCAGACGGTACAACATCAGCAGGGAAGAACAGGACCAGATGGCGGTAGAAAGCCATGCCAAGGCCCATAAGACCACCGAAGAAGGTCTGTTTAAAGATGAAATATTACCCATTGAAGCGGATGTTCCCACTGAGGACGGAGGCATCCAAAAAATGCTGGTCACCCGGGACCAGGGTATTAGACCGGGCACTAATATGGAGGCACTGGCCAAGCTAAAGCCTGTATTTATGAATGATAAATCGGCTACCGTTACAGCCGGTAATTCCAGCCAAACGAATGATGCCGCCGCCGCCGTGCTTGTAGCCAGCAAGGAAAAAGTACAAGAGCTGGGGTTAAAGCCCAAAATGAAGCTGGTGGCCTATGCTGTGATTGGTGTGGATCCCGCAGTCATGGGTATTGGACCCGCCCTGGCGATTCCCAAAGTGCTAAAACAAGCAGGTATGACCGTTGATCAAATTGACCTGTGGGAAGTTAACGAAGCTTTCGCTTCTCAGGCCATATACTGCACAGAGGAATTAGGCATTAGAAACCACCCGCTGCTTAACCCGCGGGGCGGCGGCATTGCTCTAGGGCACCCCCTGGGCTGCACCGGAGCACGAATTGCCACCACACTAATGCATGAAATGACTTATTACAACGCCAAATATGCAGTGGAGAGCATGTGCATCGGTCATGGGCAGGGTTCTGCGGCTATCTGGGAATGGGTTGGTTAG
- a CDS encoding 3-hydroxyacyl-CoA dehydrogenase family protein, with protein MASFEVKNICVIGAGNMGHQISVSAALAGYKVSCTDINQEILQKAENFADTYLPERVVKGKLTKDEAKAARDRLSFTDDLAEACKDVDLVIEAAIEKLELKRKIFVDLDKTCPPHAILATNSSYIVSSKIADATSRPSKVCNMHFFNPALVMKLVEVVRGPHVSDDTVEIVMETCKKMGKIPVMLQKEIYGFLVNRIVSAIKNEALYIYDMGVATPQDIDTAVVHALGHPMGPFRLLDLTGVDLTYYISTERYQETGDPQYKPSPIIVEKFVKKEWGRKTGKGFYEYCK; from the coding sequence ATGGCGAGTTTCGAAGTGAAAAATATTTGCGTTATTGGTGCGGGGAACATGGGACACCAGATTTCCGTATCCGCGGCACTGGCAGGTTATAAAGTGTCATGCACCGACATTAATCAGGAAATTTTACAAAAGGCTGAAAATTTCGCCGACACCTACCTGCCCGAGCGAGTGGTCAAAGGCAAATTAACCAAGGATGAGGCTAAAGCGGCTCGGGACAGGTTATCTTTTACCGATGATTTAGCGGAAGCGTGTAAGGATGTCGATCTGGTAATCGAGGCAGCTATCGAAAAATTAGAACTTAAACGCAAAATATTTGTCGATTTGGATAAGACTTGTCCTCCGCATGCTATTTTAGCCACTAATAGCTCCTACATCGTCAGCTCCAAAATTGCCGATGCAACCAGCCGTCCATCCAAGGTATGCAACATGCACTTCTTTAATCCGGCGCTGGTAATGAAACTTGTGGAAGTTGTCAGGGGACCTCATGTATCTGATGACACTGTAGAGATAGTAATGGAGACATGCAAAAAAATGGGTAAGATACCCGTCATGCTGCAAAAGGAAATATACGGCTTTTTAGTCAACCGGATAGTATCGGCCATTAAAAACGAAGCTCTATATATCTATGATATGGGAGTGGCCACACCCCAAGATATTGACACTGCAGTTGTACATGCGCTGGGACACCCAATGGGCCCGTTTAGACTACTGGATCTCACCGGAGTTGACCTGACCTACTACATCAGTACAGAGCGTTACCAAGAAACAGGTGATCCCCAATACAAGCCCTCCCCCATTATTGTGGAAAAGTTTGTAAAAAAAGAATGGGGGCGTAAAACCGGTAAGGGATTCTACGAGTATTGTAAATAA
- a CDS encoding acetyl-CoA hydrolase/transferase C-terminal domain-containing protein encodes MSNYTKEYQGKLVTADEAVKAVKSDDWVAYSHFATTPRVLDEALARRKDELTNVNIRGVCSLYPVNVALADPDQEHFIYNSGFFSGVDRKLQDDYLSFHIPGLYAESPVHIRSGNSPAINVAMIVTTPMDEQGYFNFSVSSSYERALCETAQIVIVEVNQNAPRCLGGDQECVHISEVDYIVEGRNDPLFAIPVHPPTEVDKKIAALIVEEIKDGACLQLGIGGMPNTIGQMLAESDLKDLGVHSEMLCGSFVDLYEKGIITGARKTIDRFKMAYTFAMGDAKLYEFIHNNPACAIYPVDYINAPENIAQNDNQISINNAIEIDLYGQVSSESVGSRQISGTGGQFDFTYGAFRSKSGKAFICLSSTREIRDKQISRIVPTITNGSAVTVPRSVVHYVATEYGKANLKGKPTWQRAEMLINLAHPNFQDDLIKEAEKMKIWSTTNKRI; translated from the coding sequence GTGAGCAATTATACAAAAGAGTATCAAGGCAAGCTGGTTACTGCCGATGAAGCGGTCAAAGCAGTTAAATCGGACGATTGGGTGGCTTACAGCCATTTTGCAACCACCCCGAGGGTACTTGATGAGGCACTGGCCCGGCGCAAAGACGAGCTAACTAACGTTAACATAAGAGGAGTTTGCTCCCTTTACCCGGTTAATGTTGCCCTGGCTGACCCGGACCAAGAACACTTTATCTACAACAGTGGATTTTTTAGCGGGGTGGATCGGAAATTACAAGACGATTACCTGTCCTTTCATATACCCGGTTTGTATGCTGAGTCACCAGTGCATATCCGATCGGGTAATTCCCCGGCCATCAATGTGGCCATGATTGTAACCACTCCTATGGATGAACAAGGCTATTTCAATTTCAGTGTATCCAGTTCATACGAGCGGGCGCTGTGTGAAACAGCTCAAATTGTCATTGTAGAAGTAAACCAAAATGCACCTCGCTGCCTGGGTGGCGATCAAGAATGTGTGCACATTTCCGAAGTTGACTATATCGTCGAGGGAAGGAACGATCCGCTGTTTGCAATACCTGTTCACCCGCCCACTGAGGTGGATAAAAAAATTGCTGCCTTAATAGTGGAGGAAATTAAAGACGGAGCCTGTTTGCAGCTGGGTATTGGCGGTATGCCCAACACCATTGGCCAAATGCTTGCCGAATCTGATTTAAAAGATCTTGGCGTACACAGTGAAATGCTGTGCGGCTCTTTTGTTGACTTATACGAAAAAGGCATTATTACCGGGGCCAGAAAAACAATAGACCGCTTTAAAATGGCGTATACCTTTGCCATGGGGGATGCCAAGTTATATGAATTTATACATAATAACCCGGCTTGTGCCATATATCCTGTGGATTACATCAATGCGCCCGAAAATATTGCCCAAAACGATAACCAAATTTCTATTAATAACGCTATTGAAATTGATTTGTACGGCCAGGTAAGCTCTGAATCAGTGGGTTCCCGGCAAATTTCCGGAACCGGCGGGCAGTTTGATTTTACCTATGGCGCTTTTCGCTCCAAGAGTGGTAAAGCATTCATTTGCTTAAGCTCTACCAGAGAAATAAGGGATAAGCAAATTTCCAGGATTGTGCCCACTATAACCAACGGCAGCGCGGTAACGGTGCCCAGATCAGTGGTCCATTATGTAGCTACCGAGTACGGTAAGGCCAATTTAAAGGGCAAACCAACCTGGCAGCGGGCGGAAATGCTGATTAATCTTGCTCACCCGAATTTTCAGGACGATTTAATTAAAGAAGCCGAAAAAATGAAGATTTGGAGCACAACAAATAAGCGGATTTAA
- a CDS encoding acyl-CoA dehydrogenase, which translates to MAEFIYDIRDLKFILDEWLDMEEVFNLDRFKENYELNDVDFILNEVYKIAREVIAPINKEGDETGIKFENGRVNLPAPYIQAFKFLQENGWGSANESLGSDTLMPLTLYRAYNEMIMAASPALSSYIKLTTGAANLIHRFGTDKDREMFIENMLNGMWSGTMCLTEPNAGSDVGDSTTRAYPTDDPRIYKIKGTKMFITGGEVDLSENIIHMILARPEGGAPGSKGLGLYIVPKIWVNDDGSLSDPNDVICTGVEHKMGLKASATAMLNFGENDNCRGILVGSPPDSEGASKGLAMMFHMMNESRIGTGHNALAQMAAAYCYAARYATERIQGRPFTNPRIGRVPLIKHEDIKRMLLEIKAQVEAIRAMIFKGFYYLDIAEHSNDKKKSARCQGLAEILTPLIKTYSAETAWQMIGQAIQVYGGVGYTEEYPVSQYARDVKILSIWEGTSFIHAMDLVGRKMRMKDGRPFADWMNDRKKFIKENKENPDFTVEFNKLGKAYNCVAEIKDLCASYYANKAEMGELIPLYAPRVLICCAQLFAGEAILDQALLAGRKIAELGLDHHDYNYYMGKIATARYFINNILPNVYMLTDLIKNADKSAIQCPEEALVIS; encoded by the coding sequence GTAATAGCGCCTATTAATAAAGAAGGTGACGAAACAGGTATTAAATTTGAAAATGGTCGTGTTAATTTGCCGGCGCCGTACATACAGGCATTTAAATTTTTGCAAGAGAACGGTTGGGGATCAGCCAACGAATCGTTGGGATCAGACACCTTGATGCCGTTAACATTATACCGTGCCTATAATGAGATGATTATGGCGGCCAGCCCGGCGCTTTCGTCCTATATCAAGCTGACCACTGGTGCAGCTAATTTAATTCATCGGTTTGGCACTGATAAAGACCGGGAAATGTTCATCGAAAACATGCTAAACGGTATGTGGAGCGGCACTATGTGTCTGACTGAGCCAAATGCCGGCTCTGACGTGGGGGATTCCACCACCAGGGCCTATCCAACTGATGATCCGAGGATATACAAAATTAAGGGCACTAAAATGTTTATTACCGGTGGGGAAGTTGATTTGAGCGAAAACATTATTCATATGATACTAGCCCGACCCGAAGGTGGTGCTCCGGGATCAAAAGGTTTAGGGCTGTATATTGTGCCCAAGATATGGGTCAATGACGACGGAAGCCTCAGCGACCCCAACGATGTTATTTGCACCGGCGTTGAGCATAAGATGGGGCTCAAGGCATCCGCCACAGCCATGTTGAATTTTGGTGAGAATGACAACTGCCGCGGAATACTGGTGGGCAGCCCACCGGATAGCGAGGGTGCTTCCAAGGGCCTGGCCATGATGTTTCATATGATGAATGAATCCCGTATTGGTACGGGCCATAACGCTCTGGCCCAAATGGCCGCCGCTTATTGTTATGCAGCACGTTACGCTACCGAGCGTATTCAGGGCCGACCGTTCACCAATCCCCGGATTGGCCGGGTGCCGTTGATTAAACACGAAGATATAAAACGAATGCTGCTAGAAATCAAGGCCCAGGTGGAAGCCATTCGGGCCATGATATTCAAGGGCTTTTATTACCTGGATATTGCCGAACATAGCAACGACAAAAAAAAATCCGCCCGGTGCCAGGGGCTGGCCGAGATACTAACTCCGCTAATTAAAACTTATTCCGCCGAAACTGCCTGGCAAATGATTGGTCAGGCCATTCAGGTATACGGTGGAGTTGGATATACCGAGGAATATCCTGTTTCTCAGTACGCCCGTGATGTGAAGATACTTTCCATCTGGGAGGGAACCTCATTTATCCACGCTATGGATTTGGTGGGCAGAAAAATGCGCATGAAAGACGGCCGGCCGTTTGCCGACTGGATGAATGACCGTAAAAAATTCATTAAAGAAAATAAAGAAAACCCGGATTTTACCGTAGAATTTAACAAACTGGGAAAAGCGTATAATTGCGTTGCTGAAATCAAAGATTTATGTGCCTCTTATTACGCCAACAAGGCTGAAATGGGCGAATTAATACCCCTTTACGCCCCAAGGGTGCTTATCTGCTGCGCCCAGCTGTTTGCCGGAGAGGCTATCTTGGATCAGGCGCTGTTAGCCGGCCGCAAAATAGCTGAGCTGGGGTTGGATCACCATGATTATAACTACTACATGGGTAAAATTGCAACCGCCCGGTATTTTATCAACAACATTTTGCCTAATGTATATATGCTTACCGATTTAATTAAAAATGCTGATAAATCTGCTATCCAATGCCCGGAAGAGGCGCTGGTCATAAGTTAG